The Setaria italica strain Yugu1 chromosome IX, Setaria_italica_v2.0, whole genome shotgun sequence genome has a window encoding:
- the LOC101761470 gene encoding protein CUP-SHAPED COTYLEDON 3: MGLREMDSALPPGFRFYPSDEELVCFYLRNKVANQRVASGTLVEVDLHAREPWELPDVAKLTAEEWYFFSFRDRKYATGSRTNRATKTGYWKATGKDRVVHEPATRELVGMRKTLVFYRGRAPNGQKTGWVMHEFRLETPNSPPKEDWVLCRVFNKMKLSSEGEEAGSSGIHNGHTATVSAEPSSPPPAFLGSLPDPAAAPADRFYQQRQVTTGSGSSSGALLMNLQAMLQQGSSCFLDYCSPVVHHGVAVGAPHNAGCGDDAAVAMALGHVGFEEHGLGEIEMEYAQAQGGCGLYF, from the exons ATGGGGCTGAGGGAGATGGACTCGGCGCTGCCGCCGGGTTTCCGCTTCTACCCGAGCGACGAGGAGCTGGTGTGCTTCTACCTGCGCAACAAGGTGGCCAACCAGAGGGTCGCCTCGGGGACCTTGGTCGAGGTCGACCTCCATGCCCGTGAGCCATGGGAGCTTCCCG ATGTGGCTAAGCTTACCGCAGAGGAGTGGTACTTCTTCAGCTTCCGGGACAGGAAGTACGCCACGGGCTCGCGAACGAACCGTGCAACCAAGACGGGTTACTGGAAGGCGACTGGCAAGGACCGGGTGGTCCATGAGCCGGCCACGCGCGAATTGGTTGGCATGAGGAAGACGCTGGTGTTCTACCGTGGCCGTGCTCCCAATGGGCAGAAGACCGGCTGGGTCATGCACGAGTTTCGCCTCGAAACACCTAACTCGCCACCAAAG GAGGACTGGGTACTATGCAGGGTGTTCAACAAGATGAAACTCTCGTCAGAAGGCGAAGAGGCAGGAAGCAGCGGGATCCACAACGGCCACACCGCCACCGTCTCTGCTgagccctcctcgccgccgccggcgttccTCGGCTCGCTACCCgacccggcggcggctccggcggacAGATTCTACCAGCAGCGCCAAGTAACCACGGGCAGCGGCAGCTCGTCTGGCGCCCTGCTGATGAACCTGCAGGCGATGCTGCAGCAAGGCAGCAGCTGCTTCCTGGATTACTGCAGCCCGGTGGTGCACCATGGCGTGGCGGTAGGGGCGCCCCACAACGCCGGCTGCGGGGACGATGCCGCCGTGGCCATGGCGCTGGGGCACGTGGGGTTCGAGGAGCACGGCCTGGGGGAGATTGAGATGGAGTACGCGCAGGCGCAGGGTGGCTGCGGGCTCTACTTCTAG
- the LOC101760707 gene encoding pentatricopeptide repeat-containing protein At5g04780, mitochondrial → MATMPPPPSRFPPTSPRAIFSPRSTALQTPSTHAQHRHLLDGALQSQGHVSPRHAHARPPQERERDLAAPYAREIGACVRARRWGAACEAFASMRAAGAAPDRFLLPQVLRACAGLGAPRLAAAAHALAAKGGAALAGDPVVGNAIVAMYAALGDVASARAAFASMPDRDVVAWTALIGAHADAGELDEAFDLFEEMQESGVRPDVISWNTLVSGFARNGDLGAALHLFDEMRLRGVEPGVNSWNCIISGCVQNALYDEALRIFQEMCESKRPDSVTVASILPACAGLQALRIGKQLHSYVLRYGIKLNVYIGASLISMYSECGEFNYARVVFSTIEEEKNATVWNELIQLYIREGRMDKAWEAFNLMKEDGLEPDIVTYNSFIAEYARAGQKEQAYELFSGMVDMGLKPNVVSMNALICGLYQHGLYTDALEAFRYMQCSDDEKAKAWRFLDNSIPIQPTGTTITGVLSLLTDLKLDRLGKEVHCYALKNGLTSNIFVSSKLVDLYGKTGDMTSAANVFQKIGNKNVVTWNSLLAAYKHNRKPEVALKLFGEMLGSNCHPNLVTVQIALLSCGMTMALGYGRELHSYITKCWPGGYPVILACALMDMYGKCGNIGDARLVFECTVPKEITMWNTMMSCYLLHMMPRGVIDLFDCLEQSNIQPDPITFILLLSACKQEGLLEEAQNYFYNMEDVYGIKPTLKHYTCMVDIMGSAGLLVESLTLIEKMPFEPDACLWSTVLKACKLHSNLEVGEKAAKALFELEPNNTSNYMVLSNIYADTGLWDSTEAVRDAMTEQGLDVERQCSWLYHGTAVHSFEAGDLSHPAIDAILSTWKDLTTRMEQSGYSPRDIEPYCNIEADPFSCHHTEKIAVCYGLISTNDNEPIRISKNFRMCLECHSSIKFISRDKNRQILVSDGCAYHHFKDGTCSCGDAW, encoded by the coding sequence ATGGcgaccatgccgccgccgccgtcccggttCCCGCCCACTTCCCCGCGTGCCATCTTCTCCCCTCGCAGCACCGCCCTGCAGACCCCATCCACCCACGCGCAGCACCGCCACCTGCTCGACGGCGCGCTGCAGAGCCAGGGGCATGTATCGCCGCGCCACGCGCACGCGCGGCCCCCgcaggagcgggagcgggaccTGGCCGCGCCCTACGCGCGGGAGATCGGCGCCTGCGTCCGCGCGCGGCGGTGGGGCGCGGCGTGCGAGGCGTTCGCGTCCATGCGCGCCGCGGGGGCCGCGCCGGACAGGTTCCTCCTCCCGCAGGTgctccgcgcctgcgccgggCTGGGCGCCCCTCgcctcgcggccgccgcgcacGCGCTCGCCGCCAAGGGTGGGGCCGCGCTCGCGGGAGACCCCGTCGTCGGGAACGCGATCGTCGCCATGTACGCGGCGCTGGGGGACGTGgcctccgcgcgcgccgcgtTCGCGTCGATGCCCGACCGCGACGTCGTGGCGTGGACCGCGCTCATCGGCGCGCACGCCGACGCTGGGGAGCTGGACGAGGCCTTCGACTTGTTTGAAGAGATGCAAGAGAGCGGCGTGCGGCCGGACGTGATTTCTTGGAACACGCTGGTGTCCGGATTTGCAAGAAATGGTGACCTCGGTGCTGCGCTGCATCTGTTTGACGAAATGCGGCTTAGAGGTGTCGAGCCGGGGGTCAATTCGTGGAACTGCATCATCTCGGGTTGTGTGCAGAATGCACTGTATGACGAAGCGCTGAGGATTTTTCAGGAGATGTGTGAGAGCAAGAGGCCTGATTCGGTGACTGTGGCTAGTATTCTCCCTGCTTGCGCTGGCTTGCAGGCACTAAGAATTGGAAAGCAACTGCATTCTTATGTTTTGCGGTATGGAATCAAGCTCAATGTTTACATTGGAGCATCCTTGATTAGCATGTACTCTGAATGCGGAGAATTTAATTATGCAAGAGTCGTCTTTTCCACCATTGAAGAAGAGAAGAATGCCACCGTATGGAATGAGTTAATTCAATTGTATATCAGAGAAGGGAGGATGGACAAGGCGTGGGAAGCTTTTAACTTGATGAAGGAGGATGGATTGGAGCCTGACATTGTCACATATAACAGTTTCATTGCTGAATATGCTAGAGCAGGTCAGAAAGAACAAGCTTATGAACTGTTCTCAGGCATGGTTGACATGGGCCTGAAGCCTAATGTGGTCTCAATGAATGCGTTAATATGTGGTTTGTACCAACATGGCCTTTACACTGATGCACTGGAAGCTTTCAGGTACATGCAGTGTTCCGATGATGAAAAAGCAAAGGCTTGGAGGTTTCTTGATAATAGCATCCCAATTCAACCAACTGGCACAACCATTACTGGTGTCCTCTCATTATTGACAGACCTCAAGTTAGATCGTCTTGGGAAGGAAGTACACTGCTATGCTTTAAAGAATGGTTTGACATCAAACATCTTTGTTTCAAGCAAACTTGTTGACCTTTACGGTAAGACCGGTGATATGACATCTGCTGCTAATGTCTTCCAGAAAATCGGGAACAAGAATGTTGTCACATGGAACAGCCTGTTGGCAGCTTACAAGCATAACAGGAAGCCAGAAGTTGCATTGAAGCTGTTTGGTGAAATGCTCGGGTCCAATTGTCATCCAAATTTGGTTACAGTACAGATAGCTCTTTTGTCATGTGGTATGACAATGGCATTGGGATATGGCAGAGAACTGCACAGCTACATCACGAAATGCTGGCCTGGTGGTTACCCAGTGATTCTTGCATGTGCTTTGATGGATATGTATGGGAAATGTGGTAATATTGGGGATGCTAGGTTGGTTTTCGAGTGCACTGTTCCAAAGGAGATAACAATGTGGAACACAATGATGAGTTGCTACTTGCTTCATATGATGCCTAGGGGTGTTATAGATTTGTTTGATTGTTTGGAACAATCTAACATTCAACCAGACCCCATTACTTTCATTTTACTTCTTTCAGCGTGTAAGCAAGAAGGCCTGTTGGAGGAAGCTCAGAACTATTTCTACAACATGGAAGATGTATACGGCATAAAACCAACTTTAAAACACTATACTTGCATGGTTGACATCATGGGATCAGCTGGGCTACTGGTGGAGTCACTAACACTTATTGAGAAGATGCCGTTTGAACCAGATGCATGCCTATGGTCTACTGTTCTTAAAGCTTGTAAGCTGCACTCAAATCTAGAGGTCGGAGAGAAGGCAGCAAAAGCTCTTTTTGAGCTTGAACCAAATAATACATCAAACTACATGGTGCTTTCGAATATATATGCAGACACAGGCTTGTGGGATTCCACTGAGGCTGTGAGGGATGCCATGACAGAACAAGGTTTAGATGTTGAGAGACAATGCAGCTGGTTATACCATGGTACAGCTGTGCACTCTTTCGAGGCTGGAGATCTGTCGCATCCTGCAATCGATGCAATTTTGAGTACATGGAAAGACTTAACTACAAGGATGGAGCAGTCTGGGTACTCCCCTCGAGATATTGAGCCCTACTGCAATATAGAAGCTGATCCATTCTCATGCCACCACACAGAGAAGATTGCGGTGTGTTATGGGTTAATTTCCACAAACGATAACGAACCAATACGCATCTCAAAGAATTTTAGAATGTGCCTGGAGTGTCATTCATCGATCAAATTTATCTCAAGGGACAAGAACCGGCAAATACTTGTTTCAGATGGTTGCGCCTACCACCATTTTAAGGATGGAACTTGCAGCTGCGGAGATGCATGGTAA
- the LOC101761869 gene encoding probable methyltransferase PMT3 codes for MRGRNDAGQSKRPIVLCCMMIVCLCLLFLYFSGSNGQAKSAAFEYGTKFSRTLGWGSDDGEDGSEESIFGTGDADDVKPKSFPVCDDRHSELIPCLDRNLIYQMRLKLDLNLMEHYERHCPPPERRFNCLIPPPHGYKVPIKWPKSRDVVWKANIPHTHLAKEKSDQNWMVEAGEKIKFPGGGTHFHHGADKYISNIANMLNFKDNNINNEGMLRTVLDVGCGVASFGGYLLSSNVIAMSLAPNDVHQNQIQFALERGIPAYLGVLGTKRLPYPSRSFELAHCSRCRIDWLQRDGILLLELDRLLRPGGYFAYSSPEAYAQDEEDLRIWKEMSALVERMCWKIAEKRNQTVIWVKPLNNDCYRRRAHGTKPPLCKSGDDPDSVWGVPMEACITPYPEQMHRDGGTGLAPWPARLTTPPPRLADLYVTADTFEKDTEMWQQRVENYWNLLGPKVKPDTIRNIMDMKANFGSFAAALKDKDVWVMNVVPHDGPSTLKIIYDRGLIGSNHDWCEAFSTYPRTYDLLHAWTVFSDLDKRGCSAEDLLLEMDRILRPTGFIIVRDKSAVIEFIKKYLHALHWEVITVVDAEPSPESEENEMILIIRKKLWLPEAGPQDSST; via the exons ATGAGGGGCAGAAACGACGCAGGGCAGAGCAAGAGGCCCATTGTGCTGTGCTGCATGATGATCGTGTGCCTATGCCTTCTCTTCCTGTATTTCTCGGGCTCCAACGGGCAGGCTAAGAGCGCCGCTTTCGAGTATGGAACCAAATTCTCGCGGACACTTGGATGGGGCAGTGATGATGGTGAGGATGGCTCTGAAGAATCCATTTTTGGGACTGGGGATGCAGATGATGTTAAGCCCAAGAGCTTTCCT GTGTGTGATGACCGGCACTCAGAGCTGATCCCCTGCTTGGATAGGAACTTGATATATCAAATGAGGCTGAAGCTGGATTTAAACCTGATGGAGCACTATGAGAGGCATTGCCCTCCTCCTGAAAGACGCTTTAATTGCTTGATTCCTCCACCACACGGATATAAG GTTCCTATAAAATGGCCGAAAAGCCGCGATGTAGTGTGGAAAGCAAATATTCCACACACTCACCTTGCTAAAGAGAAGTCAGACCAGAACTGGATGGTTGAAGCAGGTGAAAAGATCAAGTTTCCAGGTGGTGGAACCCATTTTCATCATGGAGCTGACAAATATATATCAAATATTGCAAAT ATGCTAAATTTCAAAGATAACAATATAAACAATGAGGGAATGCTTCGCACAGTGCTTGATGTTGGTTGTGGAGTTGCTAGTTTTGGAGGATACCTTCTTTCTTCTAATGTGATAGCAATGTCTTTGGCACCAAATGATGTGCATCAGAATCAGATTCAATTTGCACTTGAAAGAGGGATCCCTGCATATCTTGGTGTTTTGGGAACAAAAAGGCTTCCATACCCAAGTAGATCGTTTGAATTAGCCCATTGTTCACGTTGTAGGATCGACTGGCTTCAAAGAGATGGGATTCTTCTGCTTGAACTAGACAGATTGCTCAGGCCTGGAGGTTATTTTGCTTACTCCTCTCCTGAAGCGTATGCACAGGATGAGGAAGATCTCCGGATCTGGAAAGAAATGAGTGCCCTTGTAGAAAGGATGTGCTGGAAAATTGCGGAGAAAAGAAACCAAACTGTTATTTGGGTCAAGCCTCTGAACAATGATTGTTACAGGAGACGAGCTCATGGTACAAAGCCACCTCTATGCAAAAGTGGTGATGATCCAGATTCAGTGTGGGGAGTGCCAATGGAAGCTTGCATTACTCCTTATCCAGAAC AAATGCACAGAGATGGGGGAACTGGGCTGGCTCCTTGGCCTGCTCGATTAACAACCCCGCCTCCCCGTCTTGCTGATTTGTATGTTACTGCTGACACATTTGAAAAGGATACG GAAATGTGGCAGCAAAGAGTAGAAAATTATTGGAATTTGTTGGGCCCAAAGGTAAAACCAGACACTATTAGAAACATTATGGACATGAAAGCAAACTTTGGGTCATTTGCTGCTGCACTCAAGGATAAAGATGTATGGGTGATGAATGTTGTGCCACATGATGGACCAAGCACCCTGAAGATAATCTACGATAGAGGGCTGATAGGCAGCAATCATGACTG GTGTGAAGCCTTTTCAACCTATCCTCGAACATATGATCTTCTCCATGCATGGACAGTCTTCTCTGACCTCGACAAAAGAGGTTGCAGTGCTGAAGACCTGCTCCTTGAAATGGACCGTATCCTCAGACCGACTGGGTTTATCATTGTGAGGGACAAGAGTGCTGTCATTGAGTTCATCAAGAAGTACCTCCATGCACTTCACTGGGAAGTAATAACTGTTGTAGATGCTGAACCCAGCCCGGAGTCAGAAGAGAATGAAATGATCTTGATAATCCGGAAGAAGTTGTGGCTACCAGAAGCAGGCCCACAGGATTCCAGCACGTAA